GCTATGCAGGGCTATGcgtgctcttttctttttgtatccgtttctttctctctctgtatatttctttgtctttctacctttttctctctttcctccctttctATCTACCTATTCTCTTTTTTCTGTaatcgttctcccctcctcctttccctcaaaTCTGTCCTccacaccctcacttccctttcccacccccttgctatactataccatacaaggctatgctatgctcgtcTCCCCAAAAATTTTTTCCTCCCAAGaatttatctttctctcttcctgtactcgttctctcgcccatccgagttattgcatccagcGCCGGATaaatcggagcacgtgttctatgagtgaagcagaagatgaagacgacgacaatgaagaagaggacaaagagagcgcgtgctggttcgtGATGGTGATAATTTGTTCTCTCTACACAGACTAACAGTTGGCTTAAACAGATCCACTGTTAAAAAATTGTGTTAAGGTCTGACATATCCATTCAAAATTGTTCTGGTCAGATTAATACAGCTGTTTGATCTGCTCGAGCAATCACACAGTAATTGTAAAATTTCGACGATATATTAGCTGTTATTTCTTTTatctttaatatttttttattaataaGCATTCTTGAAGTTATCAAACTGTTATGATGTGCCATGTTGGCCAATTGCCCAGAGTGGCTATGTGCCATAGTGTTGAGGATTCAATCAGTCAAGCACCATCGGGATCTGTCATGCTTGCTTGTAATGTGACGTGCGTTCGTGCTACGACCGCTATGACTTTGGGCTACAGTTGGATATCATATTCCCACGGCAAATGTTTCATGCGCGCAGTATGTGCTAATCTAATCTCGCGCCGTGCTCGCCCGGCAGCATTCGAGTCTCCGAGAGCAGCAGTGTTGCGTAATCAGTGCAGTGAGGGTGTTCCCTGGTGGTGTCGCAACGGAAATAGCGCCAACGAAGCCACAAAACGTTACCCGCCCTTTATATTGGCTTTCCTGCTTGCCCTCATTAATCTTTCTCGACTTTACATCTTACACACTACGTAAGAAATTATTCTAGGACACTATGCACACAAGGCACGATGCTTGCGCTTGCACGGCTTTGTGCTCCCATTCAGTGCTCTTTGTGGCGATACACATTTCAGAGCCCAGCCAAGGAAGCGGTTCCGTAAGCATGCCTAGGTGCCTCACAGCGATCACGAAAAAGCCAACTCGTGCGTGCAACTTTGAAGCCAGAAACAGCAGAGACGCCGGAGCAAGGCATTCAAATGGTGCTTGTTTATGGCTTCTATTGGATGAGACTAGGCTGATTTTCAGCCTTACCTACGTCGTGCCGATTTGCCCGTTATCTGCCAGGAACTTAAAAGCAGCATCGAGGTTTTGCAAGTACTACACCACTACTTTAATCCAGGTTGCATTTGCTGCTGTAGGGAAACTACAACCACAGATGTGAAGGCAAGAGAAAGTCATGCATACTGTTATTACGTGTGGCGATAATCACCTTAATTTTTGTGGTGACAGGAAGTACAATACCTTTGGGTATACGTCTGTTTCCAAGGCAGCAGAAGCTCATTTCAGATGACATGGCAGGCACAGGTGAAAGCCTCTAAAGTGTGGCTAGTATGCCAATGACAGCATGTGAAATGAGTCTATTACTTTGTAAGAGGGCAGTATTGATGGAGTGGTCTCAACACAGCTTGAAAATGGGTGAGCACGAGTTTATTGAAGGTGGGTAGCACGATGAGCTATTTGCCTTTCTTGCCTTTGGGGAGGGTAGCTGCAGTCACTGGGGCCGCACCAGTTCCGTGAACCTTGATGGATATTCTCGAGATGTAGTAGAGGGCCACGAGGGAAAAGATGAGGCTGGAATGTCGTCAACATGAACGTATTAGCAAAATGTTTGGTAAAATGCATAAAAATAGCTTTTTCACCGTGTATTCTACTCGGTCCTGTCACAAGGACAGACATTTTGCTTTTCTGTATCAGTTTGTACACTAAATCCTTCATTTCCAGGTCCAAATGTACCACTGTCTAAAGTGTTCAAAATCTCATATGCGTAAAATTGTAAAAGCACATTTATCAGTGTTAAAATATATCACACAACACTATAGGCTGTGGAAGTAATCAGTTAACAAGCTCACTAATGAAGTCAACATGGACCTAACATAGGCGTGAATGCATTCGTGGCAGTTTGTGACAAAACCTTATTCGTATTTCTTAACCCCGGTGGCAAAAGCCCGCTTCACATTTTCATAAGGACTACAGGTCTTACACAAGGCACGACTACTGTTCTGATCTCATGGTGGCATTAGAACGAGCACTGTGGCTTACACTCACCATGTTGTGACACAAACTCGGTGCACCAGGCCAGATGCCACCATGGCAACCACCAAGCAGATGAGCACTGGCAGGGGAGAATTACATGTAAGAGCTACGCACATTACAGCACTGTCAACAGTAGAGGTGGATCAAGTGGCATCTCGCGTACCTTCAGGAATCAGCTTTGTCTGGAAGTTCTTTCCGAAGAAGTGGTTTTCCAAGTTGGAAACGGCCTAGAAGTTGATCTGTCAAGGCGAGATTATCTGCGATATTTCTTTCAACCATTAACATGCAATAacatatggggttttacgtgccaaaacgacgatatgattatgaggcacgccgtagtagagggctccggaaatttcggaccACTTGGGATTCATGAACGTGCACTTAGGTCAagtctgagtacacgggcctctagcatttcgcctccatcgaaatgcgatcgccgccgccgggatcgaacccatgactttcgggtcggcagccgagcaccgtaaccactgtatccACCAAGGCGGTTTGCCATTAACATGCAGgcatactatttttttttttctctcccgttAATACGCAGGCACGCTGAGGCTTTAGCGATTCTCTAATGCGGGTGTCACGCGGTGCACTCTCGATCGCGATCGAACTATATCAGGATCgaatttttcgatcgcgattggctcACGCAGACGAAAAATATAATCTGGATCGGGTTCTATCGTGATCGAAAGTGCATCATTTGATTGCCTACCACGTAGGTTCAATGACACAGAGCTGCTATTCAGTGAAACTTCGCAACCACTATAGGCACCGTCATGCATATTAAAAGGATACAGTGAGGATTAACATAAAGAGCACAGATCCAAGGAAGCCGCCGAGGATGGTCATCGGTTGGCTGGACGCCAGGTGAGCTTTGTAAATTTGCATAGCCGCGAAAAGCAACATGAAGAGGCAGGATGACAGCACAGCTGACGTTCCCGTAGACACCGCTGAAAGTTTAAGCAACGAATTAATCCGCACGCAAATAACACAGCAGCTCACGAGCCACTCATCATCTACATATATAAAAAAGAATCACACCCTACTCGGTTATCAGATTTGATAGGAGCACAGAGGTCATTTTTAAGCGAAAGTATACAAGACTGACCCATATTTGCCCTGAAAGTCCTTCTTGCGTTTGAACAGAAGCCTTTTAGCCCGCTGGTTGATGTCTGGAGTAAAGCTTTATCAAATTTTCTCACTTGAAACTTCTCGAATCAGCATGACACGGTGGCACAAACACAACTCAGCCGGCGTCCGAAGGCGGGAGGCTTGGCTTGACTGACTGGCTTGGCTTAGATTCGTTTTAGGTGTAAAAGCGGTAAAAGCGTTTGAAGCCAACACTATCCCGAGCAATCCACTTACGTAAACGCGATTGATTCTGTCAAAACAAACTGGTGCCTTGTTCGCCCACTGGAGCTGGGATATTTACAATGCTTGAGCGGTGATGAAACATAGCCGGAGCTACTACCAGAAACACCCTGCATTTCTGAGGAACCTGAAATATCGATAAATAGGTACAGGGCTGAACCTTGGAGTCAGTTTCGTGTGTCAGATTAGGGGCGCAGAGTGCCTGCTGAATTGTTGCTTGTTGATCGACCATCTCGTTAGATTTTATCATTTCGTTTCTTCGCCACAGGGGAACAAGAACTTGGCAAGTTATTGCACTTTGCACAGATCCAATGACCTCGTCACGTAAGGACGGTAAGTTGTGTCGCGAGAAGCTTGACGCTATTGAGAACTAAAAGTAGACGTGCTTAACAGCATTGGCTGGTCGGAAAAAGGTATCCTCGCATAATTTTGTTGCGATTTGTGCTTTCATTTCGCTTAAACACGGCGAGTGTTCGTTTAAGCTTTCATAAATGGTGCTTGCTTACTTTCTGTCATCGCCTACATGTAGTGGCCTGCTACCTGGATGGAGTACAAGTCAAAGTTTCCGAGAAGTTCAGGCCACCACGGAGGATAGTGCTCCCAATGGGGCTAACTAGAAACTTCTACCCTCAAACACTGCAAGAAAACGTAAGTGTGGTCTCAAATGTTTTTATGGCAACTTCATAAACCTTAGAGGGGCAGCTTGCAACAATTATAATTAAAAGTTCATTTCCCGGAAGAGTCACGAAAGTGGTGCATGAGTATTGCCATTTTTAATAGcactaccatttttttttttattttttgcgtgtgtCATGATCACTGTCACACTATGTTATGCAAGCTACTTGTGAAATTATATGTGTTGCACATACCTGTTTGCTCGGTGGCTTATGCGAAAATGGCGCTTCCTTGAAGCATGATAAGTAAATATTCTTAACTGATTAAAGATGTTATCATGTTCGTTCAAGATGAGCCCAAGCTTTGCACCCCATGTCTTTCTAAAATGCTAGCATAAACATTCAAAAAGAAAGAATGGGTTGCTGAAAGAAACTGAGTATGGATTAGAAAGGATAACAAGAAGTGACGCACTAAAATGTAAACGAACATGAGTTGGTTGTATTCTAGCTAAagttaaaggtgtactgacacaaaatttcgcgactgagatagcctgcgggatcgattctcgTGAACATGCGTGTATCATCTACCAAATCTGAACAGCAAATACAGCTTGGGAGGTAATCTATACGAATTTCGACGTTCGCGTGCCCGATCCAGCGCTATACGCTGCACCTCGTGACATTGACATCATACAAAGCGATCTGAAGGTGACCCCAAACTTCTGCGATGTCACTACTGCGGCTGAGCTCCGAGGTGCCCAGCTAAATGATGACATCATAGTCGCCATTTCGCTTGCGCCAGCAAGCTACTATTCAGCGGCTGCTCACGAGTCCGTGCCCACAATGAAcgtgtggaagcctcaagaaagtctTTGCCACGGCCCACGAGGTGACGATAAGATGACGATGACAGCAACAACATAGCGCTGCACATGCCACATGCGAAAGATTGcgagcagacgatgcaggcagcgcggaaatgcgtcacagttctgtgtacATTTCACACGCTAGATGGCAATAGTTGCACCTGGCGGCTAAAGTCTTGTCGTTCTCGGCGCTCTCCCAAACGGAAACTGAGACTGGTCAACAGTAAACAGGCCATAATTAATCAActgtcgcgtgctgcagcaagtgatgtgtcgtgttatgactaataggcctCCAGCAccatattgcagcaaaaaaatgccagaccgaaatttttgtgtcagtacccctttaacaaaaaagaaaggcttGGTTGGCCAGTAATCTCTGTGGTTCTGATCTGGTGTTTCTACTTTGGTTACTTACCTAATGCCCCTAACTTTGTAAGAAACTCCTGCAGTCTTGGGAAACTCCTTGGGACGTACAAAATGGAGTAAGAGCAAACTGTGTTTTAAGCTCTCTAAGTATTATCACACAATACTGCATATAGTATCTGTGTAACGTACAAGTAAAGAAGGCATGGATTATGACACAAGCCCACAGCTTACTAGTGTACAGAGCAAGCTCTCTCATAGTCTCGATGGCTTTCACAGTACCAGTAATAATTGctagggctttacgtgccaaaactatgatatgattacgaggcatgccatatagtggagggctccggaaattaagaccacctggtgttcttcaacatgagtgcacgggcctctagcagttaCCTCCACCGAAACGTgactctgctgccgggatcgaacctgtgtCTTGGGTCAGCGGcccagcactgtaaccactgtaccacgtACCATGGCGGCTTTTCACGGCAAGAGCTAGGCTAGGCAAGGCATATAGCCCATAAGTAGCACTTAATGAACTCctacacaaaaaaaaactgccgaGCACAGTAGTTAAAAGCAAGGTATGATAAACTGATAAATTTCACCATTCTCTGCGTTTTGGATGGGCACAAACAGCAAAATTAGTAGATGGGCTTTGCATCCCTATGCTGCTGCTATGAGAGAAGCAACAGAAAGTGGACCTGAATTTACTTTCAACTGTGTGATGTTCTTTAAAATACTCGTGACAAGCTTGTGGTAAGATGCTTCTTAGATGGTGCAATACAACCTATGATATACAACCAGAATTTGCTGTTAGGCCTGATGAGGAGCCACTTTAAATGCACCAAGATCTCGACAAGCACTGTTTTTTTCCCAGAGTCTTTTAGACCATGATTGTTACAAGCAGCTATCAAATCCACAAACTTGTGCCAAGTAGCAGAATGACATAGCTGCTACTACACCACCACAATGGTGCCTCTGCCTGTTATCATAAGCTGTATAGTGGAAAATATTAGGGGTGCTGTATGTGATTTGTAATGTCACGGTCAACCCATCTATGTGTAGTGAAACTGCTTTGGTAGCTTTAATCTCAGTATAATAGCCACACCAGCTCCATTACTGCAGCTTTAAAGATGTAGCATCTGTAGCCACTTGTGAGCTGACCCCACTGACCGTTCCCATTCATCTAAAGCTAGTAAAACTCGTAGATGGCACTTGTCTGATATGTCAGCCCACCGTATCATTGAAAAACTGAAAACACTTGTATACATGACAGCTTAAgatttttttgtttctcattGTACACGTGTCTCTATCTGACCTCCGTTGCATTTTGCTTTGCTCTGTATTTGTTTTCAGTACGACTTCCATCTCGAGCAGAAAACAATTGAGTTTGCCGAGCGCTACCGCAAAGAACAGGAATCCAAGCGGCAAGCTCGGACTGATCGTGTGGCAGCTGACATCGAACAGTTCACTCAGTTGGCTGCGCAAGATCGACCAGGTGTGGGCGATGTGAGCCCGGGTTCAACGAACTGTGTGTCTGCTGCGGCTGTCAGTGCCGCTGCAGTCACGTCTGCCAGCATTCTGCAGCCTGCGCTCGCTCCAGAGACGCCTGGTACTACTGCACCTCAGTCCACATCACAGAAGTCATTCAGCTTGGCAGAGTTCGAGAATGACAGTTCAAGCCCGTTTGATTACGTTGAGCTTCAGACAATCAATGAATTGGAAGAGCTCAGTTCAGTCTTTCAGGTGAGATGAACTGCTTTGGAtataatttaaagggacactaaaggcaaatataaagtcgacgttgattgctgaaagaacgttccagaaacctcgtagtgcttgtttcgtgccaaggaaatgctcattttgaaagaaaataatgttttagtggtccacacagCATtaccgcacttcaaatcacccgcctgtaAAGGCCTCCTGACATagcgtttgccttgcccaacgttgtccgcctttactgcccggcagccgacacTGCGATTTCTGCTCTGAAGGGTACACTACAAGCCTTGCTCAAGTTGTGGTTGATCTTGTAATCCTCTGCACAAAAGTGCAGTGAGCACACACGCAGATTTCATGGTTGTTTAGCACACTATCACAGAGGCACGGCATTCAGCCACTTTGGCGTGGGTTTATTTGCGACACCCACTGGAAAGTCACGTCAGCTGCTATTGCTCAAGCGGCGCACACCATTCAGGTATCCGAAAACATAACAGGGACACGGCATTTTGTCAGTCTTTCcattagagcgactttcatgagcatACAAAGCACGCATAacgaaactgccactgagacgcgaccgcgtgagcggagGGGAGCCCAGCGAAAACTTAACTTTTAAACcacccgcaccatttgccatgttcttttttccatgaataaaaCAGAAACACACAAGCAGCATCTCATTACATCTTGTAATGTATGGAATGTTATTTTTTAATTAGaagtagtttgagtactagtAATTAATTGTACTCTGGACTCTTGACATCATTTGGCTTATTCCAAAATGTCCTACTGGTGGCTTagatcgtgtcctacatttaccttaatttctcaattaGTAGAGTGCTGCTGTTGATAACGCTGACGTTTTAGGCATCctcaaacattcacctttcactctgacataaattgttatttgcctttagtgtccctttaaaacaagaACAATGAGAAAAATGTCGTCACCTGTATTAGTAAATCACCTTCTTTGATACAAAAAGGAAAGCCGCTCTTACTATAAGAAGAGCCTTGGCCATCACCACCTTGAGAAGCTCCTGCACCAGCTTTTCTGGGGTGTCATAGGCTTTGACTCCATCTGCTAGGGAGTAGTTAATTGCTTTTTCTGCAAAAATGGACTCTGTTGTATTCTAAAACTTGAGCACGGCATTTTTCACTAGCTTTTACTGAACCAACGAAGACAAAATACGGAAGCTACTTCGAAATATCTTATGTCACAGTGACATATGATACCAACAGTTGGCTTTTAATGTAAAATTTGCGAAATTGAACTTCGATTTTCTATTCTAATAATGAACCTATTATCACGAAATCTATACCAATAGAGCTTTCAAAGAATACTTGATCAGTCTAAAGTGATTGTTTTTTTCATTACCTGTTTAACTTTATTATATTTGTGACAACAGCTTTTTAGCCACTGAATGTGTCCAGAGACCATCCATTATGGGAAATAAAGTGGATATGTTGTTTAATAACAGCAGATACTCAACACAGATTGGCCAGAACACCACAGcttctaaacaactggttattaTCGTCCAAGTGTTAGGAACTGAAGTCCCAGTATGTCATGTTGCAGTGATGGGCATGCCCATTGTGGTTGGTCATTTGATAATTTACCCGCTGTGGTATCTTATCAGCTATGGCACTGTGCTGCTAAGCACGAAggtgcgggtttgattcccggccatgaCAGCTGCATTTTGATAGGGGTGAAGTCCAAAAGCGCCACGAGAGGAAACAGTACATGGATTTAGATATTCTTTAAAGAACCCTTAGTGGTTCAAAAATTAATCTTGAGTCTCCTACCGtgccatgcctcataatcatgccttATCTTCGGCACATAAATCTTGAGAATTTAATTCATTTATTTGTGTAATTCTGTGCAGGGTATGACAGCACAGTCACCACAAGCCACCTCTGCAAAAGCAGAGCATCCTGTTAGTGAGCCAACATGGCCAGACACTCAGGCCACTGAGACTGTGGTTGTGAACGAAGGTGGCACCAAAGCCTCTGTGCGTTTCTCGAGGAGTGTTTCAGATGTCTCCAGCTCTGGTAATGGGAGTGTCAGCCAGCCTACCAATACACCACCTCCAGAGCCTGCTCCTCAGGGCAGAACCAACGCGAGAGGAAACAGTGAGTGGCATTCAGAATTCTACCCAGTGCAATAACAGATGGTCATAGTCAAGAGCAAACATTGTAATTTCATGGCACTGCAAGGATATGCATTGACAGCCAAGTGTTTCTCACTGGGAACCAGCATTGAGACACTGAGCGAGTGGCATAGAGGGTTTTTAGAACAGGTAGTTTCACTTCATTTATTTCTCCTAGAGGGCCCGAGAACATTGCATAAAGGGCAAATGAAGACATGTGAAACATTGGGTAATTGGGGAAAACATAAAATGTACCCTCATGAATtcagttaagaaagggaaattagacaaccacccatttgtagcacaaagccacaaggaaattcatacggatttctcagaaataaagcctcttagtcgccgaaaaattcgtcctggtccagggttcgaacccgggaccaacgcctctactaattgagctaaccaggaagctagcaactggcagcgcgagggcgaattcatcgacaactcgaagcaactggacacatattgcaaatcagttctgcggaatcccgcaaggtggcagaagggttaagaaagggaaaatagacaaccacccgtttgtagcacaaagccacaaggaaatccctacggatttctcagaaataaggcctcttagtcgccgaaaaattcgtcctggttcggggttcgaacccgggaccaacgcctttccggagcggtcgctctaccaattgagctaaccaggaagctagcaattggcagcgcgagggcgaattcatcgacaactcgaagcaacttgacacatattgcaaatcagtttctcggaaacccgcaaggtggcggaagggttaagaaagagaaaatagacaaccacctgtttgtagcacaaagccacaaggaaatccgtacggatttcttaGAAATAaggcctcttagtcgccgaaaaattcgtcctggttcggggttcgaacccgggaccaacgcctttccggagcggtcgctctaccaattgagctaaccaggaagctagcaattggcagcgcgagggctgccaattttccctttcttaacccttccgccaccttgtgggattccgcagaactgatttgcaatatgtgtccagttgcttcgagttgtcgatgaattcgccctcgcgctgccaattgctagcttcctggttagctcaattggtagagcgaccgctccggaaaggcgttggtcccgggttcgaaccccgaaccaggacgaatttttcggcgactaagaggccttatttctgagaaatccgtaaggatttccttgtggctttgtgctacaaacgggcggttgtctattttccctttcttaacccttccgccaccttgcgggattccgcagaactgatttgcaatatgcaCAATGAATTCAGTTATAATGTAATGAGTTATGGAATATGTACTACAAAATGAGCAATGAACTTCAATAATATATCTGCATTGCAATACGGAGGATAAACAGCAGTATGCATTGGCAAAGTGAGGCAGAAAAAAGATTAGAATGCACATTGTGCTACATAGCATAAACAGACATTTAAAAGGAATAAGTTGCGTTACCGGGCCTGCAGATTTTCATCAATATATGGAGAGGGGGGTATGTGAGGCTAAGGGAAATGGATTGGTATTTTTTCATGAATTTTTTCATGGTTGACGCATGAGACTCTGTGCTCAGGAAGCAAATTTCAGTGTGCTGTTCCATTTGAGAAAAAGGATGCGTTCGTAGATAGGGTGTGACCGTTTGTAAATGCTATACCCTGGCTGTGGTTAAGACGAGTGGACATTTTGTGTTGTAGTTTTACTAACTCATGATTTTGAGTGCTAaaatgtgaataaagtaggcaTAGGCACGATGTGGCATGTTGTTAGGGGAGCGAAAGTAGACTGAGTGATTGCTTTAGTGACAAAATGCTgataagcgcttgtggtgttcactttcttgtcttcgtctttttttgtgcAACTATCACACCATTATGGATGTATGTAGAGTACTTAGTGAAAGGGTGAAGCGAGCTTTTCAGTTCAGGATCTATTCCAGATTTGCTGTTTTGTAGTTTTCATAATGGTGCAAATGGAAGATGCATATTTTAGTTTTGGTGTGGGTGTAGGTAAAATATATGTTGGTTTTTTTCTACCTCTTGTAATGCAGCACTAAAACTGGGTCATAAATAGCCCAGCATATGAAAACCATTTCGACAGGTAGCTTCTATGTGTATTTTTCACGATGATGACAATGTTAGGCACAGTGCAAGATGCTATTTGTATGATGGTGTGGCATCAGTTGGCACAGCATCTGTCAATAAGTGTTCAATAAGGGCGTGTTTGTAAGCAAACGTCATCAATTGATATATTTTGAGGATAAGATGCATGTTTCATTTGTCACACCTGTGCGTGATGGTATATAAGTCTTCTTGCAAATGCATGTGGTCTTCTTCGGAGTTAACTGGGACTGTAAGCAACACAATCATCTGTGAATAGTCATAGTTTGATGTTAATCTTGGCtggtaagtcattaatatatatgaAGTAACAGTGGTGATTGCAGAGCCCCCTAAGGTGCTCCTGAAATTAGCATTGAGCAATACTTATTAGTACAGGCAAATTACTTGCACCTCTTTAGAAAATGTTCAGTCTATGAGATCAGATTCTGCCGTAAGCCAAAGTTAGAAAGTTTGAGCAAAGATAGAATATGTTACTCAGTCGAGTGCCTTAGAGAAGTCTAGGAATATGGAATCAACTTGCAGTGGAAGGTACATGTAATGTAGTTGAGTGTGAGTGAGTTCGGCCTGCTGACTTTCACATGAGAAATGCTTCCAAAAGGCATGTTGGCAGGGGATAGAAGAAATTTATTGATTCCAGCTGAGCCATTACATTTGATGCATTTGATTCAATATCTTGGATAAAATGCCTGTTGGGAAGATGAGACAGTAACCACTAACATTAGCATGGTCGCCTTTTTAAAAATTACTACTTCAGCTGGAGGTACGCATTGAAAATAGGGTGTGTAGCCAAAGGTGGCACAGAAGCATTCCGTGATTCCAGTGGTGATGGCCTCCTGGCCTGGTTGTGAGCCGTGTAGCTGCTTGACGACGTAGCCATGGGGGCAGCAGTGCATCCTGCCTTACATGGTGCACATTGGTTTGCATACTGAGAGCATCATCTCATATCAACCAGTGTGATGGGCCTCAGCCAACATTGCCTAGATGCTCTGGCAGGATTCTAGTGTGTGCCAAGAGGAAATGTTGCTGAAGCGTTGGGCAACACTGAGGATGAAGGCAGTGTTATCGCATAATGCTCAGCAAGATGAAACTTGCTGTGGGGCAGCGGATTTGGCTAACCGACAAGACATTGGTCTTCAGATAGTGCAGTCAACCCAGCTTCCCAGCACTTGTTGCTTATGTTCCTTTTAATGGCCACTGTGACTA
Above is a window of Rhipicephalus sanguineus isolate Rsan-2018 chromosome 3, BIME_Rsan_1.4, whole genome shotgun sequence DNA encoding:
- the LOC119388362 gene encoding protein KRTCAP2 homolog — encoded protein: MLLFAAMQIYKAHLASSQPMTILGGFLGSVLFMLILTAVSNLENHFFGKNFQTKLIPEVLICLVVAMVASGLVHRVCVTTCLIFSLVALYYISRISIKVHGTGAAPVTAATLPKGKKGK
- the LOC119386355 gene encoding ubiquitin-associated protein 1, whose amino-acid sequence is MTSSRKDVACYLDGVQVKVSEKFRPPRRIVLPMGLTRNFYPQTLQENYDFHLEQKTIEFAERYRKEQESKRQARTDRVAADIEQFTQLAAQDRPGVGDVSPGSTNCVSAAAVSAAAVTSASILQPALAPETPGTTAPQSTSQKSFSLAEFENDSSSPFDYVELQTINELEELSSVFQGMTAQSPQATSAKAEHPVSEPTWPDTQATETVVVNEGGTKASVRFSRSVSDVSSSGNGSVSQPTNTPPPEPAPQGRTNARGNKHPQPQHNHQAAVKEAPTEALSPLLRSLMDMGFDKHRAQRALHSQGSTDDKKVVEYLCQVQSLVDAGFSDVDAEEALQVSSGNYEQALEFLQLQQQFVALGFTKDSIVKALVEAQNDRDKALDLLLG